The following DNA comes from Janthinobacterium sp. TB1-E2.
TGCAACAACTTCAATTTCGAGGCATTACGGAATCTGCTGCTGCGGGCTGTTCACGAATATGTACCGCAATGTGGTATCGAAGACCTTATCTGGACGGAACAGCAGCGTCAACAGGCTACGTCACAAGATAAGTCGCCATCGCTCCAGGATACCAATTTTTTGACATGAAGCCTACGAGAAACTGAAGACTGCTCTGAATAAAAATGGGGAAAAATGCAGGCAGCGAGACAAGGAAGCTCACAAATTGTAACAAATGCCTATTTCACGCCCCTCATTATTCCCTATAATATTTTGTGAAAAAATCTGCTCTCCGAAAAAACATCGAAACAGAAAAATTAACATCGTGTATTACCCTTGAATTGAAACCAAATACTTTCACTCAATAGCAACTGACTTATTCGTCAGAAATAGCCGTATAAAACAGATGCCCATCAAATACGGCATACTGCGAAGGCATATCAGTTCGACATCTTCAGGCAAGACTGAGCGAGATAACAGGGTAGCCCTTTGAAACATCCTTGCCATCTTCACCGTTAAGAAATGGCAAGCTGGAAAATTAAAAAAGAGAAATTATGGAAAAACATGACGAATTAAATGAAGTGGGATTTTACGTTGAAGACGATGACTTCAACTTAACAAATTTCCTCTCTATCTTATGGAAATCGCGTGGCGTTATCCTAGCGGGAACTGCTTTAGTGACGTTACTTGGCACTTCCAGCGCCTTATTTCTTAGCCGATACCAAAGTGAGGGTTTTTTACAATTTGGAGGTGCTATTCCTGAGAAAAAAATAGAGAAAGACGGAAAAGAAATAAAAGAACAAGCACCCGGTATCGCTTTAGCTGACTACAAGCGCTATTCCTCACCATTAAACACCAGTGAACGTTTTAATGAATTTGCCAGGCAAAACAATATAGAAAATGACCCTACTGTTATCGCTTTGAGCCAGACATTTGCCTCGCGCGGCGGGATTGCGAAGGTGATCGAACCGATCTTTCCGTTCACCAAGCTTGATGCAAAAGAATTGATGAGTAGCACCAAGGATTCCGACAACAATGTCATCGCCGTCTCCATCAACTATGCGGCCAAGACACCGGAAAGCGCGCAACAAGCGGTGAGATTGCTTGGACGATACACAGTCGACACTATTGTTTACATGATTTATACGGATATTTTACGCTTTAAAAATTCCGAAATTTCCGCTGCCATTACCAAGTTGGATAATAAAATCATTGAAAACAAGGAAAAAATCGACTCGTATCAGCGCACAGGCGCCAAGCTGAAGCAGATCGTTACGCGCTATCCGGACGCTGCCGGTCAGGCTTCCCGCCAGCTTGTATCAATCACCGAAGATACGGCACGCTACCTCTCGCCGCTTAGCCAACTGATGACTAGCGAAGTCGAGATTAATGAAGCAAATGAAGCCATCTACAAGGCAAAGCGGGAACAAAAACAGTACATGATTCTTGCAGAATATTATGATCGCGCAAAAGCATTGGCTGAGAGCACAAAATCTGGCGAAGCCATTCTGCGAGGACTGGAACCAATCAAGAAAACCGTTTTTAGCAATAAGGATATGGAAGACGAAACGATCAAGGAAGTCTATAACAAGATCAGTGTCGATAATAGTTCCGCAATTAGTCTTTATCTGGAAAAAACACGGTTTATTGCCGGTCCTAGCCTGCCAAAGAATCGGACAACCCGTACGTCAATCGCCCTGCTAGGCAGCCTGCTTGCAGGCTTGGGTATCTCTATCTTTTTTGTGCTGGGACGTCGCTGGTGGCAGAATAATCGTCAACAACTGCAAGGCTGATTACGATAGTACACGCGGCACTAGCGCTACTAACTGGTTTGACAACCGTCAATACCGGCCGTCGCCGCCACAGCGTCTGAATTTCCTTGCGTCCGGCCACCACAGCCATATCGCGGCGCACGCTAGCTTCCGCTCATAAAAAAACCCAAAAAGTCAGCATTGGACATTTTGGGTTTCATTCATCAATTCAGGGACTGTTGCTACCCGAACTACAACATGCAATAGTTAGTCGCGACAAAAAAGCATCAACTCTTCAGCAACCCACCCAACAACGCCGCCACCTTCTGCTTCGGCTTGGCCGCGGCAGGCGCCATGCTGGCGGCAGCGGGAGCGGCTGCTTTGGCGGGCTCATATGGCTTCAAGAACCAGGGATCGGCCTTTTCGCGGCGGGCGCCGGGACCAAAGGCGGGACGCGCACCGCGCTCGGCGGAGCGGCTGTCGCGGCTCTCGCCGGCATGGCGGCTCTCCGGGGCGCGTGCGGGACGCGCCTCGCCACCTTCGGTGCGGCGCGGTGGGCGGCGCTCGCTGTCGCTGCTGCGGGCAGGAGCGGGATTGAAGCCCGTCAATTCGCCGCGCTTGATGCTTTGCTTGATGAGTTTCTCGATATCGGCCAGCAAGCGCTCGTCTTTATCTGAGTAGATCGAGATGGCGTCGCCCGAGGCGCCGGCACGGCCCGTGCGGCCGATACGGTGCACATAGTCTTCCGCGTTGTACGGCAAGTCGAAGTTGATGACGCAAGGCAAGTCCGAAATATCCAGGCCGCGTGCCGCCACGTCGGTGGCTACCAGCACGTCGATCTCGCCCTTCTTGAACGATTCCAGCGCCGCCATGCGTTCCTGCTGGCTCTTGTCGCCGTGAATCGCCGTGGCGCTCATGCCTTCCTGTTCCAGCACGCGGGCCAGGCGCGAGGCGCCGATCTTGGTGTTCGAGAAGACGATAACCTGCTTCAGGTCGCGCTGGCGTAGCAGATGGGCTACCAGGGCATGCTTCTGGTCTTCCGTGACCTTGTAGACCACT
Coding sequences within:
- a CDS encoding lipopolysaccharide biosynthesis protein, producing MEKHDELNEVGFYVEDDDFNLTNFLSILWKSRGVILAGTALVTLLGTSSALFLSRYQSEGFLQFGGAIPEKKIEKDGKEIKEQAPGIALADYKRYSSPLNTSERFNEFARQNNIENDPTVIALSQTFASRGGIAKVIEPIFPFTKLDAKELMSSTKDSDNNVIAVSINYAAKTPESAQQAVRLLGRYTVDTIVYMIYTDILRFKNSEISAAITKLDNKIIENKEKIDSYQRTGAKLKQIVTRYPDAAGQASRQLVSITEDTARYLSPLSQLMTSEVEINEANEAIYKAKREQKQYMILAEYYDRAKALAESTKSGEAILRGLEPIKKTVFSNKDMEDETIKEVYNKISVDNSSAISLYLEKTRFIAGPSLPKNRTTRTSIALLGSLLAGLGISIFFVLGRRWWQNNRQQLQG